In the genome of Carya illinoinensis cultivar Pawnee chromosome 13, C.illinoinensisPawnee_v1, whole genome shotgun sequence, the window AAAGCCAAgtattataaagaaatttttgaagaggCTTAgaatggttttatttatttacttatttatttttatttaggcATAAGTAAGCACTTAACACAAGCTCGAATGGCTGCAAAATGGTTGCCTTTGTGAAACTTTCACCAAAAATATGACCATTCGAGTTACCCTGCCATATCAACCTCGACTCATTCACGACAATAATGATTTTACACATTTATCATATTCAATTTAACCATCATTACAACctaattacattatatataaagcGCCAATGACAACCTCAAGGCAATTACAAAGAAAGTTGTAAAGAACAAAACTATGAATTagcaacaaagaaaataatgaatcAACAAGAAGAACCAAAGATCCAACAAATGACACAAAACATTCATGAATAGATTATAAATGGCACAACACAAGCACATAAGCATGTTAAATTGGATGTAGAATCAAATGTCAAACTAGATTGAATAAATTACACACATattatgcaaaacaaaaatcaaacacACAGTAGAATCAAATGGCAAAGTCACTGACACGTAAGCATGTGAAATTTGTAATAGAATCAAATGACAGGCTAGATTGAATAAATTacacaaaacacaaataaaacaagcagTAGAATCAAATGGCAAGGTCACTaattctacaattttttttcctaaatccGTACGAAAATCTTCGTTGTAGAAACCCTAGAGAAGACAAACCATTTCACGATTCCGGCTAGCGATTCTAGCTAGGGTTTTCGAGATCTAGCTTAAGATTCAACAATGGAGTTACAGAGACCCAGCATGATAGATAATCAAACGAATTTGAGACATTGTGTGTGTAAGAATGAAATGGTTACCTATCATGTTCTGTGTGAGTGCGAGAGAGAGCCGATAACAACTAGGGTGTGAGAGACAGTGACTGTtggaggggaagagagagagggaccaatgaaaataataaaatatgtgttTGAGGATGTATAGTGGACAATAGCACATATAAACAATAACCATAAATTAGAGAATCAATGGGAGGAGCAAATGGAAGTTTTTCCCAAAATTCATCCCAGAATTTGGAGATATAGAGAGCCAATGCTAGTGCTCTAACAATGGTAAGGGGTACATATAATCATGCTTTTTCACCAGTACCATGCTTCTACTTCGTTTCCATATAAgattgtgcatgtgtgtgtatgtatatatatatatatatatatatttatatagtagCATTTGTTAGCTccaaaaagggaagaaaaatcaCTTAATTTATCTTTCATGATTTCAGCCTAGCTACAAGGGTTCTACGTACCGGACTAGCATTTCTtattatgagagagagagagagagagagagagagagagagagagagagagagagagagagagagagagagagagagaatttatcTTTCATGATTTCAGCCTAGCTACAAGGGTTCTACGTACCGGATTAGCATTTCTtagtatgagagagagagagagtgagagtggtTGAGCAAGAGTCCCAACAAGAGAAAATGGGGcataagaatttttcttttcatttaaataGTGAAATAGATTGTGTGCATTTCATGTAACACGTACATAAGGTACGTATTTTAGTCAGTTTACGTTATATAGATTGATCACAAATTAGAGAGgcaaaatcatatataatataaatcaaaCGAGAGATCAATATGAATCAAACTATATATAGTACGTATTTTAATCAGTTTACGGacgttatatattaatattttttacttaactTCATCTTTTGTCAATTAAGCCCTTGtgaataaaatgttttttttttcttcatctaaATGAGATCTACCTCATAATGGTCTACATTATCAACATTAAAGTTTCAAAGATCATTAACACAAACCATAGCTCGCTAGAGTTTAAGAATCAACAAAACAtagcaaaaattattttatttttatttttatttttattactagtGTATACACACTCAAGTAAAAGCGCGCGTACACgcatatgttatatatatatatatatatgcttaaaaGACATATATAGGGCAAACTTGATTTGAAGTTAGGTTAGCTTCCATCAAGGGTACATATATATGTCTAATGAAGGAAATAAGTTAGAAAACTTGAGTGGAAAACTATTCTATAACCTTCTAACGTATACAACTCTAATTTTTCCAATTTTGGAGACACAATTATCCGTTTGTACAAAGAGAAGAGACGTATACATCATCATCCAAACAAAATCTTAAACAGAGGATAGAATaatttggaagtaaaaaggCAAATGGACTAGCTAACTCCTAATTGGGATATATATTTGGTCAAATTTATTGGAaaattttctatcttttctGGTAGGAAAACAttcatatatgtcataaacaTAATCAGAAACAAATTGGTTAAGATTGAAAGGATCTTTTCCAGTACTATAGAATCGTGGTATACTAAAAGGCTCGATGAAATAATGAGAATACTTTCGATTATTGTTGAAGATAATATCGAATTAAGATGATGATCGTAATTTGAAGGATGCGGGCCTGCCCAAGTTTTCTTGTAAATAAAAATCCGAGCCCTTTACATTACTATGATATTAATGatgagttttaaaagaagtttaatgagaataaaaatgatgaagaaaatattaaaataaaatgtgagaTTATTTAGATAGACAAGAATGGCATAGAATGTGATTTAAAGCAAGTGCTTCGGATTCATGCAATTCGTGATTTTACTGCAAAAGAGTGTGTTTAATTTAATCAGGTGGGAGCCAACATTTTAAACTACACTACTATCGAGTAGTTAGACTCTCTGTGGGCCCCACATGGCACTAATCCCCGCCATGCAAACCGCCCGACCAAACTAACCAATACAACCGTCTCCTCTTTGACAACATGAATATCTCTGtatatgatatacatatataaatgataCTTATCGTTATAGTTATGAAGTAtgtaaatattatgtattttttataaaaaaattattattatttttaaataatatttttattagaataatattatgtataatcACTTTTATGTATTGCGCGCTTGAGaactttattgatatgattaattatattaattattttttaatacgtaactaatcacatcacTAAATTATGTAAAAGAGTACATAAAAAttactacacataaaatttttgtacttTTATTAGCCGAGGGGTATCTTGCTGCCTTGCAGCATTGACTAATTAATAGAAGTGTTGTATGATAATTAAAGGGGGGAAGTATCTTTaacaactattttattttttgaattttggaaGTATATCCAGCAAACTCTTAGGGGTTGGTTCAGAGGGTAAGAGCCTTATCTTGGTGGTATGCCTAGTTCAGATTTAAGATctcacacttttcttttctttttttttctctttttctttttaaatgatgAAGACTCTTAGAAACCatgcaaatataaaatatactttatCAAGGTAAACCCAAAATCCGTGTATCGCATATTTATCCCACAAATCAAGTAAATCATCACCATTGTACCAATGAGACGTGACCCCTAAAATCTGTTTCCATCGCACCATCTGAGCCCCACCATTTGAACCAACCCCTCTTAGTTGTTGGACTACACTCAGATTAATTGAGTTCAGtctattttaaattgagtctagTATCCAAACACAcaattatcaaattattaaactcatttcaattcaaaatctttttatacgTAAGACTCGtaacattttttaactttttataaatagtactaaactcattttaacgtttaaatacatataaactcatcttaaataGGTTCTATAGAACTCACtcaattattttaattcattattatttataaagaattgaGCTCAGCTCAACATCTAAACTTAGCCTAAGAGTTAAAAAACCGATAAAAGGTCTTCtactactataatatatatttaattttagaaaatacgATGCAAAATAAAAGTGAAAAACAAACTAGCACTCATTAGTCAGGGATTCAGGAAAGATGGTCTGTGTTATTATGATGTTATCTTATAACCTCTGACCCAAAATATTATCCCAGCTGATTTCCTAGGAAATCCAAAAAATACGAGAAATGCATCATGGTAAAATATTATCATGCTTTCAATGAATCCCTCAAAATTCCCTCACATGAACCATTTCCCATGCCGAGTGAGAACAAGGGGTAGTCAATTCTCATATACACTGCATGCCATGAGAAGCAAGCCTCCGAACCTAGAGACCATGAGTGAGCTTTTACAGCATTGCGAAGGAGATAAACCATGGGGAACTTACAAGCAACTGCTCCAACTTATCACAAGCATCTAACTGCTTCTAGCCTTGCCCCGGCCCCAGGGCTAGCTTTTCCCGGGAAAGAGTAGTCTCCTGTGGAGTAAGGAGTAAAGACCGCGTCAGCAGTAGCACCATTTCAAACTTCATGTTCAAACAAATCTTCTTTGTCCAATCTTCATGTTCAAACAAATCTTCAGGTGGGTCATAGACAACTATATCAGGAAACAGTTCCAAAAAGTCATCGTTTATCTTCTCTCTCAATTCTGGGTATGGAAGGATCCCTTTCAATATCACTCGAAAAGGTAAAAGAGATTGGAGGATCAGGGGAtagtctcatttcatcttatatgTCCATTGCCTCCGAGGGCAACTCGCCATCTAAAAAGGCTCTGATAATGTCCCCTAATGTATGCTGATCAAAGAGAACTTCCTCTTTCTTCAGGTCTTCCCAAACCCGCTTTGCTTCAtcaactttttgttttttataagcaTCATAATCATGTCCCTGTAAAAGTACATGTCTGGCCGGTACCAAATTTCTTTACGAACCACATCGTATAACAAAGAAAGCAAACGATTTAAGATAGTCAATCATTGCACACTGCACATTTGATATGGCTGATTTAAAATTACAGTATCAAAGGGGAAGGGGGAAGTCGGTATCCACTTACTAATAAGCACGTCAAACGTAGTGAAAGCCCAACAGGCCCAAGAATGGGTcttatggatatatatattgagGATAACAAATAAAACTCCCAACTGATCACGAAGGAGATCATTCTAATTAATATGTAGTTTTCAAGATATATTTTGGAGGTTAGTCATCTTTACCACTCCCCTGTCTCTATAAATAACATTTAaagataatatatttattctCTAATTTAGACATCAGAGTTCCACTAGACACTCTGTGTTGCCCTCTTTTTTCATTGTAGATATTCGTACATTTGACAACTGCGTTCTTAACAAAAGGGtaacaaaaaaatcaagtaCCAGATGATGAGCCAAAACTCACGGGTTTCCATAGAGTAATTGTAGAAGGAAAAAAGATTAGCAAAGAGCCAATAAACTCTAACATTTATGTCAACTTCTCTTCTTAAAAAACTGATATGAAGGGTGAAATCTAGAGTTCCAAACCCACCAAGAACATGTCCAACTTACCATTATGATGGGGAAAAAAAGAACAGCACATAATGCTTCGTGGTAACAGGCCATATCATGTTAAAGCACCTAACCCTGGTGCCAAGGTAATACAACAAATAACACGAATAAAAATTGTACAATGTGCTTGCATGGAAGGTTATTCTGTTAGAGATAATGTCaaatcaagaatttgatttgaaattttgatattATCGTGATTTCGTCTACATAATATCAACTGTATAACTAATTCATTATCCTAATCAGGACAGGAGAGAGACATTTAACTTATTCCAATTGTGTAACCGATTCATTACACACTTGGTGAGCTTGCTGGACCCTATGCACTCTCCTAGTGAGGTCAGAGGAGAAAACTcagaaaattcaattttattgtGTTTAAAACAGAAAGGTCATAACACAATACAGGTCCCATTTAAAAGGGATTCTGCAGGGGTGGTTTTTATATGTAAGGATTCTCTTTATTTCACTTGACATGAAGGGCATAcattaaatgtaactctccattTCAAGTAGGCACTCTCAACACTCAAGCTATCAGATTGACTCAAAACCAAGCACTTGTGCTTGACAACCTGACTTCTACCATTTCAACAAATAATGACACTATTACATTCTCAAGTCAGTGTGTAGAGCGCATAATTTACATGAtcacttaaataataaaatttaatttctaatatttaaattttaaaatttatttattaaatcaaattatgttatataaacaTTTTACTCGGTGTGCTAATCTACACACTGGCTTTAGAATAGGAATTTTCAACTCATAAATATGATTGATGAAAGATGAATATAACAAAATCACTTAAAATTAACATATCAATTATTGTCACCCATGAAAGCTCTATGTGGCAGAGATGAATCTTCAATATCGAAGTACATAGGCTATTAGCCATTCTGTATTCCTAATTGAAACCATCTACAATCCGTAGAAAATGTCAAGCAAATACGTACTAAAAGCTGCCAAAACTAATTCATCCTAAACGTCAAGTCCAGTAATAGTACCCAAGTTCCCTTGACAAATTAAAGATCAGTCCTCACCGCCATCAGGATTAATATTTGGGAAACTACCGGGAAGATGCTCATTAGACTCTTGGCGAAAGCCATCGCTGCTACCATCAAATTGCGATGGCAAACTCATCCACGAAATATCTTGGAATTCACTCGGTTCATTTAGATAGTTAGACCCAAAGACTGTCTGATCTGTGGAATTGTACACCCAGTTGGACATAAACCCAATAGGTGGAACCATCGTGgcaggaagaggaggaggactTGAATAATTCCCACCCACTACTTGGAAGTAGCCATTGGAAGTAGCCCCTATACCGAGAGCATGAGCGTTAGTCCATTGAGCAGCAGATTCTGGCTGCAGGAACCCATTTTGAAAGGTACTAGTGGTGATCTGCATATTATCCCTGGCGCCTATTATTGGTACTTCAACATCAGCAATGGCGGCACCTTCGAGAATTCCACAATTCATCTGATCTACATGCTCATCATCCACCCCATCATGATCATCTTGCAGAGAAGTTGAACCAACCATCGCATGAAAGTCATCTTCAGTTTGCGTTTTTGTTGAtttaacaaattttttataaattctgcaTAAGACCCAGTCATCCAACTGCATGGTAAAAGATTTAGTGCTGATCATGGTCAGTTTTTGAGAATAGAAATAAGAATCTTAAAACGAACATAATGATTAGTGAAAGGATGAAAAACTACAAACCCTCATGCCATTTGAGCCCCTTTTTGTACAGGGTGAATCCTCAACTCTAAATTCGTGCATAATCCAGTCGGTCTTGTCACCCTTTGGAGCCTTTCCTATATAAAAAACCAATGACTTCCTATACCCAACTACGGTTTCATTGGATTTGATTTGCCTGTCAGCTCCGGTGGCTTTCCAATATCCATCACCAGCCGCTCGATTTGGCCGGCTTCCATTTCGATACTTTCGATCTCTTGGGGTAAAAATGTATAATTGATCTTCTTGATAATCCTCGTATTTTGCTTTTAATGGAAGAAGTTAAAGTGTTATTTTCATAGTTCAACTTCTGATCTTTAATGTGACATAGTCTTAATTTAAGCTCATTGTATTGAATGTCATGACTGTGTGTATGCACCACATGCAGTGACATGCACTCAAGCAAGATAATTAGTTCCACTTGAAATTTGAATACAGTGAAACACGCAATGCCAATGGATTAttattgaattaattaaaagcACATTGATCTGGTCTGcgtctacacacacacacacacacacatatatatatatatatgtaaattgatATCATGGCTTCATAGAAAActttatatattgaaatatatataatttatttttaaggaaaattctaAGTACAtgactacaagaaaaatgcttATTGCAACATATATTTGCTGCGAAAATACACATTTTACgtatgagaaatactttagtcataaattgattatataaaaataatctcacaaattaacgtagttttatgtgatttgtcaaattttaaaattatttttattataaaataaatttaacagatcatataaaatcatatcaatttataaaattacttttatataatcttttttatggCTATACCATTCATCTTTACATATGCACTCCCATTGCACCCTTGGATACCATAAATCTAACTGGACAGAATAACACTGTGTACGTACAAAAGCACAAGCATAATTGATGCACATCCAGTCAAACGAAATGAAGCGATACCATAAATCTAACTGGACAGAGTAACACTGTGTACAAAAGCACAAGCATAATTAATGCACATCCACTCAGACGAAATGAAGCACTATCCAACGCGATGAATTAAACAAAATTGAAGCTGAACAGTCAGATCAGCTAGCTAGCAAGTTGAGTACCATgaatatttcttcaatttcatttatttattcccTTCTAGTTTTGCTAAGTGCATTCGACATGGAAAGGAGAAAATGTTTGACATCAGGAAAATTAGTTCCAAGAAaacaagcacatcaagaaaaggTATCTGCAGAATATCTGATCCTATATACTATGATTCTCTAGTTcagattaaaaataattagcaaGAAATAAACTTTCCATCATGCGACGTTATGTTCAAACCAATTTCATTGGAAAAGATCCAGTTCCAAACTGCTCAAACCATTAAAGAATACCAAGAAAGAAACAGGATGTTTGAACAAGATCAATACTACCTGCAAGAAAATCTGGGTTATATGCATATAGGTTAACCTCCACGATTTTGTTAAGTGGCAGGGGCTGGTTCAATACTTTCTTCTGCAAGTAAAAAACGATGAGCTCTTCGTCTGTTGGGCAGAATCTGAACCCAGGAGAGAATGTGGAAAGAACTTCTAGTTCCTGAATCTTGCTGTTGCTGTTGAAATTGTTTGACTCATCATCGATATCTGCAGGAAACCCTTGATCATGAGCAGCTGCAATATTATTCGTTGCGATCAATGAACTGTGATTGCTCTCTGGTGTAGTACCGTCGAGGGCTAATTGGGGTTGCTCTCTAGAGTTATTGGCGAATGATTGGGTGGTATTAACAGCATCCATGATAATCGGTTTACGTTCCTTGGCATTCTCAACCTCCATAGCCGGACTCTTCTCTGAAAGAGAAGTCATTGCAGCAGACGCATGTCGAATCACTACTTTTGGTCTGGTCTGCGTCTATTCATAGCTATACATATGAGGTTATTCATatataaagtttaaattttaaaagataaatccaAGCAGTCCAAGGATAAGACGGTAACCAACAGACATATATAGAGCTTATCAATAGTTCAATCACTAGATAATGTATTTGTGTATTATACAATCTTCTCCTGTTTTCTCTTCTTCGTCTGACCCCCTCGTTCCTCGATTCCTCCCACGTATCCTCTTCAGACTCACTCCCTATTATCCCCACCGATAatttctcactttctttctcTTAAACTCACCAAAGATAATTATTCATATCTATAGtactcatttttaaattcaatagTATTTATCAATCACTTAGTCACaaaattaggaaaaatataagttgataaaataaaataaaaaccatgtgttttaatttgaaaattaaaaggcCCTATTAATTGGAACATGATATAATtaattcagttaactatattaattttatatcgtgtttttttattcaataattttaatttttaacttaataaaatctatattttatttttatttgataataatataatgagaCCGCCGTGGATGATGCGACTTCATAAGAATATAACTCcatatttcaaaaattatataatgatCACTGAACTTAGGACATGCCCATGTAGTAgtattgtattaaaatttgttcttttttaatctttttaagcatgattaattttttaaacgTTACCTCATTCAATTATTAACTTATACGATAAAATTAGATATagagaaaataagataaaatagtaAAGCGTGGAGAATATGAAAGTATTCTTGATTACATAACAGTAAAGGCCGGTTAATTACACAAATTATCATCAAGATAACGTTAACAACGACTAATTCAATTTGCAACTATGAAATTTCATTGCAAAAAGTGACAATTtacaataagaaaataatttcttacAGTGGATCAACGGACAAAACTAGattatttgcaacgattttgtTTTCTTGCAAAAGGTTCATCTCTTATagtctaaattttaaattttcatatattttggtatttatttactaaatttttaaaatatttatactttGTAATGATCCAGTCTAATAATTTCAAGATCGGAATATTGATAATATTTATGAGCGTAAAAAAAACCGGCAAACTGATAAACCAGACCAGACAGTCCAATACAAGTTTTTCTTTTGCTAAAGTCAGACCAgatcatatgtatatatatattaattttttatattgta includes:
- the LOC122292815 gene encoding NAC domain-containing protein 19-like, translating into MTSLSEKSPAMEVENAKERKPIIMDAVNTTQSFANNSREQPQLALDGTTPESNHSSLIATNNIAAAHDQGFPADIDDESNNFNSNSKIQELEVLSTFSPGFRFCPTDEELIVFYLQKKVLNQPLPLNKIVEVNLYAYNPDFLAAKYEDYQEDQLYIFTPRDRKYRNGSRPNRAAGDGYWKATGADRQIKSNETVVGYRKSLVFYIGKAPKGDKTDWIMHEFRVEDSPCTKRGSNGMRLDDWVLCRIYKKFVKSTKTQTEDDFHAMVGSTSLQDDHDGVDDEHVDQMNCGILEGAAIADVEVPIIGARDNMQITTSTFQNGFLQPESAAQWTNAHALGIGATSNGYFQVVGGNYSSPPPLPATMVPPIGFMSNWVYNSTDQTVFGSNYLNEPSEFQDISWMSLPSQFDGSSDGFRQESNEHLPGSFPNINPDGGED